The following proteins are co-located in the Triticum aestivum cultivar Chinese Spring chromosome 1A, IWGSC CS RefSeq v2.1, whole genome shotgun sequence genome:
- the LOC123046066 gene encoding mitogen-activated protein kinase kinase kinase 17, protein MAMSVGKQWTRVRTLGRGASGAEVFLAADDVSGELFAVKSAAGATCAAALRREQCVMAGLRSQRVVSCIGGRGARDGSYHLFLEFAPGGSLADHLESGLDERAVCGYAADVAAGLAYLHGAGMVHGDVKARNVVIGADGRAKLADFGCSRKAGADVPIIGGTPAFMAPEVARGEEQGPAADVWALGCMVVEMATGRAPWSGMDGDALGALHRIGYTEAVPEVPKWLSADAKDFLARCLVRQASDRCTSAQLLEHPFLASADVEAKPEAVESKSKWVSPKSTLDAAFWESESDADEAEHDSTAEMRIMALACSASALPDWDSDEGWIDVLSAPIEAPDAVTEERIDLDDDAITTEEPSGAGSGVLALITVDVECIDDGGAVVGAGAGDAYDDDSLGHSSRHRSLNAVASHQLVPCKLLLCNRKTNATDFVLARALSFIPISVSPLMLCFLSPDRDTLD, encoded by the coding sequence ATGGCCATGTCCGTGGGCAAGCAATGGACGCGGGTGCGCACGCTCGGCCGCGGCGCCTCGGGGGCCGAGGTCTTCCTCGCCGCGGACGACGTCTCCGGGGAGCTCTTCGCGGTCAAGTCCGCCGCGGGGGCGACCTGTGCGGCGGCGCTGAGGAGGGAGCAGTGCGTGATGGCCGGCCTGCGATCACAGCgcgtcgtctcctgcatcggcggcCGCGGCGCCCGCGACGGCTCCTACCACCTCTTCCTCGAGTTCGCCCCCGGCGGCTCGCTGGCGGACCATCTGGAAAGCGGGCTTGACGAGCGTGCCGTCTGCGGCTACGCGGCCGACGTGGCGGCCGGGCTCGCGTACCTCCATGGCGCCGGGATGGTGCACGGGGACGTCAAGGCGAGGAACGTCGTGATCGGCGCCGACGGCCGCGCCAAGCTCGCCGATTTCGGGTGCTCGAGGAAGGCGGGCGCTGACGTGCCAATCATCGGCGGCACGCCGGCGTTCATGGCACCGGAGGTGGCGCGCGGCGAGGAGCAGGGCCCCGCGGCCGACGTCTGGGCGCTCGGCTGCATGGTTGTCGAGATGGCCACTGGACGCGCGCCCTGGAGCGGCATGGACGGCGACGCGCTCGGGGCGCTGCACCGGATCGGCTACACGGAGGCCGTGCCCGAGGTTCCGAAATGGCTGTCCGCCGACGCCAAGGACTTCTTGGCCAGATGCCTTGTCAGGCAAGCCAGCGATCGGTGCACGTCGGCGCAGCTGCTGGAGCACCCGTTCTTGGCTTCCGCCGACGTCGAGGCGAAGCCGGAAGCCGTCGAGAGCAAAAGCAAATGGGTGTCGCCGAAGAGCACGCTGGACGCGGCATTCTGGGAGTCGGAGTCCGACGCCGACGAGGCGGAGCACGACAGCACGGCAGAGATGAGGATCATGGCATTGGCTTGCTCCGCGTCGGCGCTCCCGGACTGGGACTCTGACGAGGGATGGATCGATGTGCTCTCCGCGCCAATCGAAGCACCAGACGCAGTGACCGAGGAGAGGATCGACCTGGACGACGACGCTATCACAACTGAAGAACCCAGCGGCGCAGGGTCCGGGGTTCTCGCCCTTATTACCGTGGACGTGGAGTGCATCGACGATGGCGGCGCCGTCGTCGGAGCGGGAGCGGGAGATGCATATGATGATGATTCACTCGGGCACAGTAGTAGGCATCGGTCTTTGAATGCTGTAGCTTCTCACCAGTTAGTACCATGTAAATTGTTGCTCTGCAACAGAAAGACAAATGCAACTGATTTCGTTCTTGCACGAGCACTCAGTTTCATACCGATCTCTGTTTCTCCGCTCATGCTTTGCTTCCTCTCCCCCGATCGCGACACGTTGGATTAG
- the LOC123046152 gene encoding mitogen-activated protein kinase kinase kinase 18: MDAEVARGVEQGPAADVWALGCTIVEMATGRAPWSGMGGDGLAALHRIGYTEAVPEVPQWLSADAKDFLARCLVRQAGDRCTVSQLLEHPFLASAGIVDAKPQAVESKSRWVSPKTTLDAAFWESESDTEEAEHESTAEMRMRALACPASALPDWDSDEGWIDVLSGPSEAVPVPAEETAELDDAITPCGEESGVLDAILVQYSSFVNAGEGYDDSVQQSCSTRHQSLEDSVSHELSLRTMPEAEHRLLARAATGFEVASLRALLAGTDHQAVTLWVCANRLEVPYVVGGGRVPPQRASRLPLYVQSLTPCSR; encoded by the exons ATGGACGCGGAGGTGGCTCGCGGAGTGGAGCAGGGCCCCGCGGCCGACGTCTGGGCGCTCGGCTGCACGATCGTAGAAATGGCCACCGGCCGCGCGCCGTGGAGCGGCATGGGCGGCGACGGTCTGGCCGCGCTGCATCGGATCGGGTACACGGAGGccgtcccggaggtgcctcaatgGCTGTCCGCGGACGCGAAGGACTTCTTGGCCAGGTGCCTTGTCAGGCAGGCCGGCGACCGGTGCACCGTGTCGCAGCTCCTGGAGCACCCGTTCTTGGCCTCCGCCGGCATCGTCGACGCGAAGCCGCAAGCCGTGGAGAGCAAAAGCAGATGGGTGTCGCCGAAGACCACGCTGGACGCGGCATTCTGGGAGTCGGAGTCAGACACCGAGGAGGCGGAGCACGAGAGCACGGCCGAGATGAGAATGAGAGCATTGGCCTGCCCTGCATCGGCGCTCCCGGACTGGGACTCGGACGAGGGATGGATCGATGTGCTCTCCGGGCCATCGGAAGCAGTTCCGGTGCCGGCCGAGGAGACGGCTGAACTGGACGACGCGATCACACCATGTGGAGAAGAGTCCGGCGTTCTCGACGCCATACTCGTGCAGTATAGCAGCTTCGTCAACGCGGGAGAGGGCTACGATGATTCAGTCCAGCAAAGTTGCAGTACGAGGCATCAGTCTCTGGAGGATTCAGTTTCTCACGAGTTATCAT TGAGAACGATGCCGGAGGCCGAGCACCGCTTGCTCGCACGCGCCGCCACGGGCTTCGAGGTCGCCTCCCTCCGCGCACTCCTTGCCGGCACCGACCACCAGGCTGTGACGCTCTGGGTCTGCGCCAACCGGCTTGAAGTGCCATACGTTGTGGGCGGAGGCCGAGTGCCGCCACAGCGGGCATCGAGGCTACCTCTTTACGTGCAGTCCTTGACGCCGTGCTCCAGATGA
- the LOC123065699 gene encoding transcription factor GTE1 codes for MSVVRGAAVEGAWSLPAPMEPTAAADGPQVSEVDSFRRQVDDLLSKTDVLEKRVNEVVGFYNNKKHSSGGRKAGGRYAANGARDSHGNGMPDLMRQFAGIIRQITSHEWAQPFLQPVDVVGLQLDDYHQIITKPMDFSTIRNKMEGKESTTYNSVREIYSDVRLVFTNAMKYNDVGHPVHIMAKFLLERFEEKWLHLLPKVENEEREHEEPNDAPTKNISPEAAIAKLAEDTGNELNEINKQLEELQKMVVQRCRKMTTNEKRKLGAGLCQLSPEDLNKALELVAQDNPSFQTTAEEVDLDMDAQSETTLWRLKFFVREALEQQANENTKRKNDMYNALAKTDSKRIKR; via the exons ATGTCCGTGGTGCGaggggcggcggtggagggagcGTGGTCCCTTCCGGCGCCGATGGAGCCGACCGCCGCCGCGGACGGGCCTCAGGTGTCGGAGGTGGACTCGTTCCGGCGCCAGGTCGATGACCTCCTCTCCAAGACCGACGTG CTGGAGAAGAGGGTGAACGAGGTGGTAGGGTTCTACAATAACAAGAAGCACAGCAGTGGAGGGCGCAAGGCTGGCGGCAGGTACGCGGCAAACGGTGCCAGGGACAGCCACGGCAATGGCATGCCCGACCTCATGCGCCAGTTTGCCGGTATCATTCGCCAG ATTACATCTCATGAATGGGCACAGCCGTTTTTGCAACCGGTAGATGTCGTAGGTCTTCAACTTGATGACTATCACCAG ATTATAACAAAACCTATGGATTTCTCGACCATCCGGAACAAAATGGAAGGGAAGGAAAGTACCACATATAACAGTGTCCGAGAAATATATTCTGATGTTAGATTAGTTTTTACCAATGCAATGAAGTACAATGATGTAGGTCACCCTGTTCACATAATGGCCAAGTTCCTACTCGAGAGATTTGAGGAGAAATGGCTTCACCTTCTCCCTAAAGTTGAGAACGAG GAAAGGGAACATGAAGAACCAAATGATGCTCCAACCAAAAACATTTCTCCAGAAGCTGCCATTGCAAAATTAGCTGAAGATACTGGTAATGAG CTGAATGAGATTAACAAGCAGCTGGAGGAGCTCCAGAAAATGGTGGTTCAGAGATGCAG GAAAATGACCACGAACGAGAAGAGAAAACTCGGCGCAGGTCTTTGCCAATTGTCTCCAGAAGATCTCAACAAGGCGCTAGAGTTGGTCGCGCAAGACAATCCTAGCTTCCAAACTACAGCAGAAGAAGTGGACCTTGACATGGATGCTCAG AGCGAGACGACCCTCTGGAGGCTGAAGTTCTTTGTGAGGGAAGCATTGGAACAACAGGCGAATGAAAACACGAAGAGGAAGAACGACATGTACAATGCTCTAGCCAAGACCGATTCGAAACGGATCAAGAGATAA